The Verrucomicrobiota bacterium genome window below encodes:
- a CDS encoding OsmC family protein, with product MDREQLRARQAPLKQKYVADPESAMVTLRAEGTVGENVTCSIATGRALVEAGLHPATGGAGLAACSGDMLLQALVACAGVTLGAVATSLGIEVRGGTLVAEGDLDFRGTLAVAKDVPVGFKQIRLYISLDTDATSAQREKLLALTKGYCVVYQTLLNGADVMVTL from the coding sequence ATGGATCGCGAGCAACTTCGAGCGCGGCAGGCACCCCTCAAACAAAAGTACGTTGCCGACCCCGAATCTGCGATGGTGACCCTCCGGGCCGAGGGAACGGTTGGGGAAAATGTCACGTGCAGCATCGCAACCGGCCGTGCCCTGGTTGAAGCTGGACTGCACCCCGCCACGGGGGGCGCCGGTTTGGCGGCGTGCTCGGGGGACATGCTGCTGCAAGCCCTGGTCGCCTGCGCCGGCGTAACCCTTGGCGCCGTCGCCACCTCCCTGGGCATTGAGGTGCGCGGCGGGACCCTGGTCGCCGAAGGCGACCTCGACTTTCGAGGCACGTTGGCGGTCGCGAAGGATGTGCCGGTCGGCTTCAAGCAGATCCGGCTGTACATCTCCCTGGACACCGACGCGACCTCAGCTCAACGAGAGAAATTGCTCGCGCTGACCAAAGGGTACTGCGTTGTTTATCAGACGCTCCTAAACGGTGCG